Sequence from the Aquipuribacter hungaricus genome:
CGTCCGGGGCGCCGCTGCCGTACGCCCGCGAGCAGGTCGTGCGCCGGGCGGCGGAGGTGCTGGAGGAGGAGACCGGCATGACGCTGGAGGCCTTCGGCGAGCTGGAGTACTACCTCGTCGACGAGCCGGACCCGCTGTACCCGGTGGAGGCGGAGCGCGGCTACCAGGAGTCGGGGCCGTTCGCCAAGGGCGAGCGGGTCCGCGAGCAGGTCCTGGGGCACCTCACCGCCATGGGGGTGCAGGTCAAGTACGTCCACGGCGAGGTGGGCAGCATCCTCGAGGACGACCGGCAGCTCGTGCAGCACGAGATCGAGCTGCGGCCGGTCCTCCTCGAGCAGGCGGCCGACGCCCTGGTGCTCACCCGGTGGGTGGTGCGCGAGGTGGCGGCCTCCCACGGCCTGGAGGCCACCTTCGCCCCGCTCGTCAGCGACCAGGGGGCCGGCAACGGCCTGCACGTGCACAGCCGGCTGGTGCGCGACGGCGTCAACGAGACCGTCGACGACGACGGCCTCAGCGTCACCGGTCGGCGGCTCGTGGCGGGGTACCTGTCCGCCGCGCGGGCGCTGACCGCCTTCGCCTGCACGGTCCCCACGTCCTACCTGCGCCTGGAGCTGGGCGAGGAGTCGCCGGAGGAGGTGTGCTGGGGCGAGCAGGACCGGACCGGCCTGGTGCGCGTCCCGCTCGCGTGGGGCGGGGACGTGCTGCCCGGCATGGTGGCGCACGCCAACCCCGGCATGCCCGTCCCGGTCCTGCCCCCGACGACCCACCCGCAGACCGTCGAGCTGCGCCTCGGCGACGGCTCGGCCGACGTCCACCTGCTGCTGGCCGGGATGGCGGTCGCGGCGCGGCAGGGGCTGGCCGACCCCGGCAGCCTCGAGCTGGCCAGGCGGCTGTCGACGGCCGGCCGCGGCGACAGCGACGACGGTCCCGCCGGGGACTCCGACGAGGGCTCCGCCGCCGACCGGCTGCCCGCCTCGTGCGGCGAGTCGGCGGACGCCCTCGAGGCCGCGCGCGGGCTGTTCGAGGCGCACGGGGTCTTCCCGCCCGCCCTCGTCGACCAGGTGCTCGGGCAGCTGCGCGAGGCCGACGAGGCCACCGCCGGCGAGGACGGGCCGGACGGCGGCGGTCCGGAGGAGCTCGTCCGCCGCTACTGGCACGTGGCCTGACGGGGCCCCGCCCCGCGACCCTGGGTGGGCCAGGCTGGGCGGGTGGACACGAGCGGGTGGGGCCTGCCGGTGCGACGGCTCGAGCGCGACCCGGCGCACGGCCGCCCGTCGTCGTGGGCGGCCCGGGTGCCCGCGGTGGCCCAGGTGCTCGACCAGGGCTGGGACCTCGGCCCGGCGACCGTGCTCGTCGGGGAGAACGGGGCCGGCAAGTCGACGCTCGTCGAGGCGCTCGCCGGCGCCGCCGGGCTGGACGTGCGCGGGGGCAGCACGAACACCGCCGGTATGGGCGGCGACGCGCACCCCGACCCGTTGGCCGGGGCGCTGCGCGTGCGGCGCGGCGCCGGCGCCGCACGGTGGGGGTTCTTCCTGCGGGCCGAGACCATGCACGGCGTCTTCGACCGGGTGCACGGCTCGCGGGACGACCCCGACGACTTCCACGCCATGAGCCACGGCGAGTCGTTCCTGTCCCTGCTCGGCACCCGGCGCTTCAGCGGGTCCGGTCTCTACGTCCTCGACGAGCCGGAGAGCGCCCTGTCGTTCACCAGCTGCCTGTCCCTGGTCGGGGTCCTCCACGACCTCGTCGCCACCGGCACCGCGCAGGTCGTGGTGGCGACCCACTCCCCCGTCCTGGCGGCGCTGCCGGGGGCGGACCTGCTGGTGGTGGACGGGGACGGGCTGACCCCGTCGGCGTGGGAGGACCTGCCGCTCGTCGCGCACTGGCGGACGTTCATGGACGACCCGCGCCGGTACCTGCGGCACGTCGTCCCGTGAGGCCCCGGCGGGCGACCGGGGGCGGCCCGCGGGGGTGACACCCCGGGCGCCCTCGCACCACCGGCCCCCCGCGGGGCTAGGTTGGCCCGGCGGCGCGCGAGGTACCGCCAGGAGAGGCTGAGGAGACCGTGGGCGACGACGACCACCAGGACGGGGCCGGCACCGCGGCGACCGTCCCGGGCTCCCCGTTCCCCGGCTTCGCGGAGGCCGCCGAGGCCGTCCTCGCGGACCTGCAGGGGCGCCTCGGCCTCACGCTCTGGCTGGTGACCCGGGCCGTCGGCGAGCACCAGGTCGTCCTGCACGCCCAGGACGCGCCCGAGGGCTACGGCATCACCGCGGGCACGGTGCTCAGCTGGAGCGGCTCGCTGTGCACGGTCATGGCGGCCGGCGACGGCCCGCACGTCGCGCCGCGGGTGGCGGACGTGCCGGCGTACGCCACCGCTCCCAACCGCGCCGTCGCACCCATCGAGGCCTACGTCGGGGTGCCGCTGGTGCAGCCGGACGGGGAGCTGTTCGGGACCCTCTGCGCCTTCGACCCCGAGCCCCAGCCGGGCGCCCTGGTCGAGGCCGAGGACCTCGTCGTCCTGCAGGCGCGCCTGCTGTCGACGGTGCTGCACCTGGAGCTCGGCACCGAGGAACTCCACCGCCGGGCGGAGCGGGCCGAGACCGACGCCACGACCGACGTGCTCACCGGGCTCGGCAACCGTCGCGGCTGGGAGCAGGTGCTCGCGGCGGAGGAGACGCGGTGCAGCCGGTACGGCCACCCCGCGAGCGTCCTCGTCGTCGACCTGGACGAGCTCAAGGTCGTCAACGACGGGTCCGGCCACGCCGCCGGGGACGAGCTGCTGCGCCGGGCCGCGGAGGTGCTGCACGGCTCCCTGCGCAGCACCGACTACGTCGCCCGGGTCGGCGGGGACGAGTTCGCCGTCCTCGCGGTGGAGACCGGGCCCGAGGGCGGCCGGGTGGAGGCAGACCGGCTGCGCGAGGCGCTGCGCGGGGCGGGGATCGCCGCCGCGCTGGGGCTGGGCTCGCGCGCGCCGGACCGCAGCCTCACCGACGCCTGGCGCGACGCCGACGCGGACATGTACCGGCAGAAGCCGTCGCGGCGGACCGCCCGGCAGGACTAGGGGCGGCCCGCGGCGGACGGCCGGGTCAGAGC
This genomic interval carries:
- a CDS encoding glutamine synthetase beta-grasp domain-containing protein; the protein is MAIDALEPDPLVRLLGPSTGWDAADLVRAVEQLQLRQVNLRYVGGDGRLKTLAFPVGSREHVTEVLVRGERVDGSSIFTGTDAGASDVYLVPRHRTAFVNPFGERPSLDVLCSFYDPSGAPLPYAREQVVRRAAEVLEEETGMTLEAFGELEYYLVDEPDPLYPVEAERGYQESGPFAKGERVREQVLGHLTAMGVQVKYVHGEVGSILEDDRQLVQHEIELRPVLLEQAADALVLTRWVVREVAASHGLEATFAPLVSDQGAGNGLHVHSRLVRDGVNETVDDDGLSVTGRRLVAGYLSAARALTAFACTVPTSYLRLELGEESPEEVCWGEQDRTGLVRVPLAWGGDVLPGMVAHANPGMPVPVLPPTTHPQTVELRLGDGSADVHLLLAGMAVAARQGLADPGSLELARRLSTAGRGDSDDGPAGDSDEGSAADRLPASCGESADALEAARGLFEAHGVFPPALVDQVLGQLREADEATAGEDGPDGGGPEELVRRYWHVA
- a CDS encoding AAA family ATPase produces the protein MDTSGWGLPVRRLERDPAHGRPSSWAARVPAVAQVLDQGWDLGPATVLVGENGAGKSTLVEALAGAAGLDVRGGSTNTAGMGGDAHPDPLAGALRVRRGAGAARWGFFLRAETMHGVFDRVHGSRDDPDDFHAMSHGESFLSLLGTRRFSGSGLYVLDEPESALSFTSCLSLVGVLHDLVATGTAQVVVATHSPVLAALPGADLLVVDGDGLTPSAWEDLPLVAHWRTFMDDPRRYLRHVVP
- a CDS encoding diguanylate cyclase; this encodes MGDDDHQDGAGTAATVPGSPFPGFAEAAEAVLADLQGRLGLTLWLVTRAVGEHQVVLHAQDAPEGYGITAGTVLSWSGSLCTVMAAGDGPHVAPRVADVPAYATAPNRAVAPIEAYVGVPLVQPDGELFGTLCAFDPEPQPGALVEAEDLVVLQARLLSTVLHLELGTEELHRRAERAETDATTDVLTGLGNRRGWEQVLAAEETRCSRYGHPASVLVVDLDELKVVNDGSGHAAGDELLRRAAEVLHGSLRSTDYVARVGGDEFAVLAVETGPEGGRVEADRLREALRGAGIAAALGLGSRAPDRSLTDAWRDADADMYRQKPSRRTARQD